The following coding sequences are from one Triticum aestivum cultivar Chinese Spring chromosome 5A, IWGSC CS RefSeq v2.1, whole genome shotgun sequence window:
- the LOC100286396 gene encoding ABC transporter G family member 48 isoform X1, with translation MELASGRGSRRSASAASWGSRRSFSIHSQAADPFGRAASQQGHHDDEENLRWAALEKLPTYDRMRRAVVHGGAAVDGHENTEMEGLVDINRLASGEAGRALLERVFQDDSERFLRRLRDRVDRVGIDLPAIEVRYQGLSVQVDAFVGSRALPTLWNSATNFLQGLVGRLASSNKKTIHILQNVNGIIKPSRMTLLLGPPSSGKSTLMRALTGKLDKSLKVSGNITYCGHTFEEFYPERTSVYVSQYDLHNAEMTVRETLDFSRRCLGVGARYDMLSELAAREREAGIKPDPEIDAYMKATAVQGQESNIVTDLTLKVLGLDICADMPIGDDMIRGISGGQKKRVTTGEMLTGPARALFMDEISTGLDSSSTFQIVKYIGQLVHVMNETVMISLLQPPPETYNLFDDIILLSEGYIVYHGPRDNILEFFEAAGFRCPERKGVADFLQEVTSKKDQQQYWYLDQEQYRHVSVPEFAERFKSFHVGQQMLKELQIPFDKSQTHPAALTTSKYGQSSWESFKTVMSRELLLMKRNSFIYIFKVTQLLILGLVAMTVFFRTKMPYGQISDSAKFFGALTFSLITVLFNGFAELQFTIKMLPTFYKQRDFLFFPPWTFGLVNIISKVPVSLVESSVWVILTYYVMGFAPAAGRFFRQLLAFFLTHQMAMGLFRFLGAVLKSMVVANTLGMFVILIIFIFGGFVIPRGDIQPWWIWAYWSSPMMYSQNAISVNEFLSSRWANPNNDTSIAARTVGEAILKSRGLFTGDSGFWVSIGAIVGFAILFNILYLLALTYLSFGSSSNTVSDEENENETNTSMPIDEATNRPTRSQITLPFQPLSLSFNHVNYYVDMPAEMREQGFAESRLQLLSDISGAFRPGVLTALVGVSGAGKTTLMDVLAGRKTSGSIEGSITLSGYPKKQETFARISGYCEQTDIHSPNVTVYESILYSAWLRLSSDVDEKTRKIFVEEVMTLVELDVLRNAMVGLPGVDGLSTEQRKRLTIAVELVANPSIIFMDEPTSGLDARAAAIVMRAVRNTVNTGRTVVCTIHQPSIDIFESFDELLLMKRGGRVIYAGELGRHSHKIVEYFEAIPGVEKITEGYNPATWMLEVSSPSAEARLNINFADIYANSDLYRKNQELIKELSVPPPGYEDLSFPTKYSQNFYNQCVANFWKQYKSYWKNPAHNAMRFLMTLIYALVFGTVFWQKGTKINSQQDLANLLGATYAAVFFLGSANCITVQPVVAIERTVFYREKAAGMYSPLAYAFTQTCVEVMYNIVQGIEYTLIIYSMIGYEWKAAKFFYFLFFIISCFNYFTLFGMMLVALSSSAMLANIIIAFVLPLWNLFSGFLVMRPLIPIWWRWYYWANPVSWTIYGVIGSQFGDNTSPVSVTGGSLVVVKQFLEDGMGIKHDFLGYVVLAHFAYVIGFFLVFAYSIKVLNFQKR, from the exons ATGGAGCTGGCCTCGGGCAGGGGCAGCCGCCGCAGTGCCAGCGCGGCCTCCTGGGGCTCCCGCCGCTCCTTCTCCATCCACAGCCAGGCGGCGGACCCCTTCGGCCGCGCCGCCTCGCAGCAGGGCCACCACGATGACGAGGAGAACCTGCGCTGGGCCGCGCTCGAGAAGCTGCCCACCTACGACCGCATGCGCCGCGCCGTCGTCCATGGCGGTGCCGCCGTCGACGGCCACGAGAATACGGAGATGGAGGGCTTGGTGGACATCAACCGCCTGGCCAGCGGCGAGGCCGGCAGGGCGCTGCTGGAGCGCGTCTTCCAGGACGACAGCGAGCGCTTCCTTAGGAGACTGAGGGACCGCGTGGACCGGGTGGGCATCGACCTGCCGGCGATCGAGGTCCGCTACCAGGGGCTCTCCGTCCAGGTGGACGCCTTCGTCGGCAGCCGGGCGCTGCCCACGCTCTGGAACTCGGCCACAAACTTCCTCCAG GGTCTTGTCGGCCGCCTTGCTTCCTCCAACAAGAAGACCATCCACATACTCCAAAATGTCAATGGCATCATCAAACCATCAAG GATGACCCTTCTTCTCGGACCTCCATCCTCAGGAAAGAGCACACTTATGCGTGCCCTCACTGGCAAGCTTGACAAAAGCCTCAAG GTATCTGGCAACATCACTTACTGTGGTCATACATTTGAGGAGTTCTACCCTGAGAGGACCAGTGTGTATGTTAGCCAGTACGATCTCCACAATGCAGAGATGACCGTAAGAGAGACGCTCGATTTCTCCAGGCGCTGCTTAGGCGTCGGTGCCAGATATGACATGCTCTCTGAGCTCGCTGCCAGGGAGCGCGAAGCTGGCATAAAGCCAGATCCCGAGATCGATGCTTATATGAAAGCTACTGCCGTGCAAGGACAGGAGAGTAATATTGTTACCGATCTTACTCTCAAG GTGCTTGGGCTTGATATTTGTGCCGATATGCCCATTGGTGACGACATGATCAGAGGAATTTCAGGCGGCCAAAAGAAGCGAGTAACAACTG GGGAGATGTTAACAGGACCTGCAAGAGCTTTGTTCATGGATGAAATTTCCACTGGTTTGGACAGCTCTAGCACATTTCAGATTGTGAAATACATAGGGCAATTGGTCCATGTGATGAATGAGACCGTGATGATCTCCCTCCTGCAACCACCGCCAGAGACCTACAACCTGTTTGATGACATTATTCTGCTATCAGAAGGGTACATAGTGTACCATGGGCCACGCGACAACATCTTGGAATTCTTCGAAGCTGCTGGTTTTAGGTGCCCTGAAAGGAAAGGAGTTGCTGACTTCCTTCAAGAGGTCACTTCCAAGAAAGACCAGCAACAGTACTGGTACCTTGACCAGGAGCAGTATCGTCACGTGTCTGTCCCAGAGTTTGCCGAACGATTCAAGTCATTCCACGTAGGCCAGCAGATGCTCAAGGAGCTGCAAATTCCTTTCGACAAGTCCCAAACTCATCCTGCTGCGCTGACCACCAGTAAGTATGGGCAATCCAGCTGGGAGTCATTCAAGACAGTGATGTCGAGAGAGCTGTTGTTGATGAAGCGCAACTCCTTCATCTACATCTTCAAGGTTACCCAGTTGCTCATCCTTGGGCTCGTGGCCATGACTGTGTTCTTCAGAACAAAGATGCCATATGGGCAGATTTCTGACAGCGCCAAATTCTTTGGTGCTCTGACTTTCAGTTTAATCACCGTCTTGTTCAATGGGTTTGCTGAGCTACAGTTTACTATTAAAATGCTTCCTACGTTCTACAAACAGAGAGATTTCTTGTTCTTTCCTCCATGGACCTTTGGACTGGTAAACATCATCTCGAAAGTTCCCGTTTCGCTTGTGGAGTCCTCGGTATGGGTCATACTCACGTACTACGTAATGGGCTTTGCACCTGCTGCAGGAAG GTTCTTTCGTCAGCTTTTAGCTTTCTTCCTTACTCACCAAATGGCAATGGGTTTATTCCGATTTCTTGGTGCTGTTTTGAAATCAATGGTTGTGGCCAATACCTTGGGGATGTTTGTGATCCTTATTATTTTTATATTTGGAGGGTTTGTCATACCTAGAG GTGACATCCAACCATGGTGGATCTGGGCTTACTGGTCATCTCCTATGATGTACAGTCAGAACGCGATATCAGTCAATGAATTCCTTTCCAGTAGGTGGGCCAAC CCAAACAATGATACATCTATCGCTGCACGAACAGTAGGCGAGGCTATTCTTAAATCCAGAGGATTGTTTACTGGAGACTCGGGATTTTGGGTTTCCATCGGAGCCATTGTAGGATTCGCTATTCTGTTCAACATATTGTACCTTCTGGCACTTACGTATTTGAGCT TTGGCAGCAGCTCAAATACAGTTTCAGACGAGGAGAATGAGAATGAGACAAACACTTCAATGCCTATAG ATGAAGCCACAAATCGGCCAACTCGGTCACAAATCACCTTGCCTTTCCAGCCTCTTTCACTTTCTTTCAACCATGTTAACTATTACGTGGACATGCCTGCA GAAATGAGAGAACAAGGATTCGCCGAAAGTCGTCTCCAGTTGCTCTCCGATATCAGTGGTGCTTTTAGGCCAGGTGTTCTGACAGCATTAGTTGGTGTGAGTGGAGCTGGGAAAACCACTCTAATGGATGTCCTGGCAGGAAGGAAAACTAGTGGGTCTATTGAAGGAAGTATCACCCTCTCTGGTTACCCTAAAAAACAAGAAACTTTTGCCCGCATCAGTGGCTATTGTGAACAGACTGATATCCATTCACCAAATGTTACTGTCTATGAATCCATACTCTACTCTGCCTGGCTGCGTCTTTCCTCAGATGTTGACGAAAAAACGagaaag ATATTTGTGGAGGAAGTCATGACTCTTGTAGAGCTTGATGTGTTGCGTAATGCTATGGTTGGTCTTCCTGGAGTGGACGGGTTATCCACTGAACAAAGAAAGAGACTGACAATTGCCGTGGAGCTGGTAGCAAATCCTTCAATCATATTCATGGATGAGCCAACTTCTGGTCTTGATGCTAGAGCCGCGGCGATTGTAATGCGGGCGGTGAGAAATACAGTTAACACTGGGCGAACTGTGGTTTGCACAATTCATCAACCCAGCATCGATATATTCGAGTCTTTTGAtgag CTTCTGCTTATGAAAAGAGGCGGACGGGTTATTTATGCTGGTGAACTTGGTCGCCACTCTCATAAAATAGTTGAATATTTTGAG GCAATTCCAGGTGTTGAAAAGATCACAGAAGGATATAATCCTGCAACATGGATGCTGGAAGTTAGCTCCCCTTCAGCCGAGGCTCGCCTGAACATAAATTTTGCTGACATTTATGCTAATTCTGACCTTTATAG GAAAAACCAAGAACTTATTAAGGAATTAAGCGTTCCCCCGCCAGGTTACGAGGATCTCTCATTTCCTACAAAGTATTCTCAGAATTTCTACAACCAATGTGTTGCAAACTTCTGGAAGCAATACAAATCTTATTGGAAGAATCCAGCTCACAACGCCATGCGCTTCCTTATGACGTTGATCTATGCCCTTGTATTTGGCACGGTTTTTTGGCAGAAGGGGACAAAAAT AAACTCGCAACAAGATTTAGCCAATCTACTTGGAGCCACTTATGCTGCGGTCTTTTTCCTTGGGTCTGCCAACTGTATCACAGTTCAGCCTGTTGTGGCAATTGAGCGAACAGTTTTCTACCGTGAAAAGGCGGCAGGGATGTACTCTCCATTAGCCTATGCATTCACTCAG ACATGCGTGGAGGTGATGTACAACATCGTGCAGGGGATTGAATACACGTTGATCATCTATTCGATGATTGGATATGAATGGAAAGCTGCAAAGTTCTTCTATTTCCTCTTCTTCATAATTTCCTGCTTCAACTACTTCACATTGTTTGGCATGATGCTGGTGGCGTTGAGCTCATCTGCCATGCTCGCAAACATAATCATAGCCTTTGTACTCCCCCTGTGGAACCTTTTTTCTGGATTCCTCGTTATGAGACCG TTAATACCAATTTGGTGGAGGTGGTACTACTGGGCAAACCCCGTGTCCTGGACCATATATGGCGTCATCGGGTCGCAGTTTGGCGATAACACCAGCCCAGTGTCGGTCACCGGTGGGAGCCTCGTGGTGGTGAAGCAATTCTTGGAGGACGGTATGGGCATTAAGCACGATTTCCTTGGGTATGTCGTGCTCGCGCATTTCGCGTACGTCATCGGCTTCTTCTTGGTGTTTGCTTACTCCATCAAGGTGTTGAACTTCCAGAAACGTTAG
- the LOC100286396 gene encoding ABC transporter G family member 48 isoform X2, which produces MTLLLGPPSSGKSTLMRALTGKLDKSLKVSGNITYCGHTFEEFYPERTSVYVSQYDLHNAEMTVRETLDFSRRCLGVGARYDMLSELAAREREAGIKPDPEIDAYMKATAVQGQESNIVTDLTLKVLGLDICADMPIGDDMIRGISGGQKKRVTTGEMLTGPARALFMDEISTGLDSSSTFQIVKYIGQLVHVMNETVMISLLQPPPETYNLFDDIILLSEGYIVYHGPRDNILEFFEAAGFRCPERKGVADFLQEVTSKKDQQQYWYLDQEQYRHVSVPEFAERFKSFHVGQQMLKELQIPFDKSQTHPAALTTSKYGQSSWESFKTVMSRELLLMKRNSFIYIFKVTQLLILGLVAMTVFFRTKMPYGQISDSAKFFGALTFSLITVLFNGFAELQFTIKMLPTFYKQRDFLFFPPWTFGLVNIISKVPVSLVESSVWVILTYYVMGFAPAAGRFFRQLLAFFLTHQMAMGLFRFLGAVLKSMVVANTLGMFVILIIFIFGGFVIPRGDIQPWWIWAYWSSPMMYSQNAISVNEFLSSRWANPNNDTSIAARTVGEAILKSRGLFTGDSGFWVSIGAIVGFAILFNILYLLALTYLSFGSSSNTVSDEENENETNTSMPIDEATNRPTRSQITLPFQPLSLSFNHVNYYVDMPAEMREQGFAESRLQLLSDISGAFRPGVLTALVGVSGAGKTTLMDVLAGRKTSGSIEGSITLSGYPKKQETFARISGYCEQTDIHSPNVTVYESILYSAWLRLSSDVDEKTRKIFVEEVMTLVELDVLRNAMVGLPGVDGLSTEQRKRLTIAVELVANPSIIFMDEPTSGLDARAAAIVMRAVRNTVNTGRTVVCTIHQPSIDIFESFDELLLMKRGGRVIYAGELGRHSHKIVEYFEAIPGVEKITEGYNPATWMLEVSSPSAEARLNINFADIYANSDLYRKNQELIKELSVPPPGYEDLSFPTKYSQNFYNQCVANFWKQYKSYWKNPAHNAMRFLMTLIYALVFGTVFWQKGTKINSQQDLANLLGATYAAVFFLGSANCITVQPVVAIERTVFYREKAAGMYSPLAYAFTQTCVEVMYNIVQGIEYTLIIYSMIGYEWKAAKFFYFLFFIISCFNYFTLFGMMLVALSSSAMLANIIIAFVLPLWNLFSGFLVMRPLIPIWWRWYYWANPVSWTIYGVIGSQFGDNTSPVSVTGGSLVVVKQFLEDGMGIKHDFLGYVVLAHFAYVIGFFLVFAYSIKVLNFQKR; this is translated from the exons ATGACCCTTCTTCTCGGACCTCCATCCTCAGGAAAGAGCACACTTATGCGTGCCCTCACTGGCAAGCTTGACAAAAGCCTCAAG GTATCTGGCAACATCACTTACTGTGGTCATACATTTGAGGAGTTCTACCCTGAGAGGACCAGTGTGTATGTTAGCCAGTACGATCTCCACAATGCAGAGATGACCGTAAGAGAGACGCTCGATTTCTCCAGGCGCTGCTTAGGCGTCGGTGCCAGATATGACATGCTCTCTGAGCTCGCTGCCAGGGAGCGCGAAGCTGGCATAAAGCCAGATCCCGAGATCGATGCTTATATGAAAGCTACTGCCGTGCAAGGACAGGAGAGTAATATTGTTACCGATCTTACTCTCAAG GTGCTTGGGCTTGATATTTGTGCCGATATGCCCATTGGTGACGACATGATCAGAGGAATTTCAGGCGGCCAAAAGAAGCGAGTAACAACTG GGGAGATGTTAACAGGACCTGCAAGAGCTTTGTTCATGGATGAAATTTCCACTGGTTTGGACAGCTCTAGCACATTTCAGATTGTGAAATACATAGGGCAATTGGTCCATGTGATGAATGAGACCGTGATGATCTCCCTCCTGCAACCACCGCCAGAGACCTACAACCTGTTTGATGACATTATTCTGCTATCAGAAGGGTACATAGTGTACCATGGGCCACGCGACAACATCTTGGAATTCTTCGAAGCTGCTGGTTTTAGGTGCCCTGAAAGGAAAGGAGTTGCTGACTTCCTTCAAGAGGTCACTTCCAAGAAAGACCAGCAACAGTACTGGTACCTTGACCAGGAGCAGTATCGTCACGTGTCTGTCCCAGAGTTTGCCGAACGATTCAAGTCATTCCACGTAGGCCAGCAGATGCTCAAGGAGCTGCAAATTCCTTTCGACAAGTCCCAAACTCATCCTGCTGCGCTGACCACCAGTAAGTATGGGCAATCCAGCTGGGAGTCATTCAAGACAGTGATGTCGAGAGAGCTGTTGTTGATGAAGCGCAACTCCTTCATCTACATCTTCAAGGTTACCCAGTTGCTCATCCTTGGGCTCGTGGCCATGACTGTGTTCTTCAGAACAAAGATGCCATATGGGCAGATTTCTGACAGCGCCAAATTCTTTGGTGCTCTGACTTTCAGTTTAATCACCGTCTTGTTCAATGGGTTTGCTGAGCTACAGTTTACTATTAAAATGCTTCCTACGTTCTACAAACAGAGAGATTTCTTGTTCTTTCCTCCATGGACCTTTGGACTGGTAAACATCATCTCGAAAGTTCCCGTTTCGCTTGTGGAGTCCTCGGTATGGGTCATACTCACGTACTACGTAATGGGCTTTGCACCTGCTGCAGGAAG GTTCTTTCGTCAGCTTTTAGCTTTCTTCCTTACTCACCAAATGGCAATGGGTTTATTCCGATTTCTTGGTGCTGTTTTGAAATCAATGGTTGTGGCCAATACCTTGGGGATGTTTGTGATCCTTATTATTTTTATATTTGGAGGGTTTGTCATACCTAGAG GTGACATCCAACCATGGTGGATCTGGGCTTACTGGTCATCTCCTATGATGTACAGTCAGAACGCGATATCAGTCAATGAATTCCTTTCCAGTAGGTGGGCCAAC CCAAACAATGATACATCTATCGCTGCACGAACAGTAGGCGAGGCTATTCTTAAATCCAGAGGATTGTTTACTGGAGACTCGGGATTTTGGGTTTCCATCGGAGCCATTGTAGGATTCGCTATTCTGTTCAACATATTGTACCTTCTGGCACTTACGTATTTGAGCT TTGGCAGCAGCTCAAATACAGTTTCAGACGAGGAGAATGAGAATGAGACAAACACTTCAATGCCTATAG ATGAAGCCACAAATCGGCCAACTCGGTCACAAATCACCTTGCCTTTCCAGCCTCTTTCACTTTCTTTCAACCATGTTAACTATTACGTGGACATGCCTGCA GAAATGAGAGAACAAGGATTCGCCGAAAGTCGTCTCCAGTTGCTCTCCGATATCAGTGGTGCTTTTAGGCCAGGTGTTCTGACAGCATTAGTTGGTGTGAGTGGAGCTGGGAAAACCACTCTAATGGATGTCCTGGCAGGAAGGAAAACTAGTGGGTCTATTGAAGGAAGTATCACCCTCTCTGGTTACCCTAAAAAACAAGAAACTTTTGCCCGCATCAGTGGCTATTGTGAACAGACTGATATCCATTCACCAAATGTTACTGTCTATGAATCCATACTCTACTCTGCCTGGCTGCGTCTTTCCTCAGATGTTGACGAAAAAACGagaaag ATATTTGTGGAGGAAGTCATGACTCTTGTAGAGCTTGATGTGTTGCGTAATGCTATGGTTGGTCTTCCTGGAGTGGACGGGTTATCCACTGAACAAAGAAAGAGACTGACAATTGCCGTGGAGCTGGTAGCAAATCCTTCAATCATATTCATGGATGAGCCAACTTCTGGTCTTGATGCTAGAGCCGCGGCGATTGTAATGCGGGCGGTGAGAAATACAGTTAACACTGGGCGAACTGTGGTTTGCACAATTCATCAACCCAGCATCGATATATTCGAGTCTTTTGAtgag CTTCTGCTTATGAAAAGAGGCGGACGGGTTATTTATGCTGGTGAACTTGGTCGCCACTCTCATAAAATAGTTGAATATTTTGAG GCAATTCCAGGTGTTGAAAAGATCACAGAAGGATATAATCCTGCAACATGGATGCTGGAAGTTAGCTCCCCTTCAGCCGAGGCTCGCCTGAACATAAATTTTGCTGACATTTATGCTAATTCTGACCTTTATAG GAAAAACCAAGAACTTATTAAGGAATTAAGCGTTCCCCCGCCAGGTTACGAGGATCTCTCATTTCCTACAAAGTATTCTCAGAATTTCTACAACCAATGTGTTGCAAACTTCTGGAAGCAATACAAATCTTATTGGAAGAATCCAGCTCACAACGCCATGCGCTTCCTTATGACGTTGATCTATGCCCTTGTATTTGGCACGGTTTTTTGGCAGAAGGGGACAAAAAT AAACTCGCAACAAGATTTAGCCAATCTACTTGGAGCCACTTATGCTGCGGTCTTTTTCCTTGGGTCTGCCAACTGTATCACAGTTCAGCCTGTTGTGGCAATTGAGCGAACAGTTTTCTACCGTGAAAAGGCGGCAGGGATGTACTCTCCATTAGCCTATGCATTCACTCAG ACATGCGTGGAGGTGATGTACAACATCGTGCAGGGGATTGAATACACGTTGATCATCTATTCGATGATTGGATATGAATGGAAAGCTGCAAAGTTCTTCTATTTCCTCTTCTTCATAATTTCCTGCTTCAACTACTTCACATTGTTTGGCATGATGCTGGTGGCGTTGAGCTCATCTGCCATGCTCGCAAACATAATCATAGCCTTTGTACTCCCCCTGTGGAACCTTTTTTCTGGATTCCTCGTTATGAGACCG TTAATACCAATTTGGTGGAGGTGGTACTACTGGGCAAACCCCGTGTCCTGGACCATATATGGCGTCATCGGGTCGCAGTTTGGCGATAACACCAGCCCAGTGTCGGTCACCGGTGGGAGCCTCGTGGTGGTGAAGCAATTCTTGGAGGACGGTATGGGCATTAAGCACGATTTCCTTGGGTATGTCGTGCTCGCGCATTTCGCGTACGTCATCGGCTTCTTCTTGGTGTTTGCTTACTCCATCAAGGTGTTGAACTTCCAGAAACGTTAG